A section of the Stenotrophomonas sp. 364 genome encodes:
- a CDS encoding VOC family protein, producing the protein MHIDRLDHLVLTVADIDATCDFYQRVLGMAVETFGAGRTALRFGLQKINLHAHGREFDPKALRPTPGSADLCLITYARMDEILAHLQAQQVDVEDGPVQRTGATGPILSVYFRDPDGNLIEVSRYLD; encoded by the coding sequence CTGCATATCGACCGTCTCGACCACCTGGTGCTCACCGTGGCCGACATCGACGCCACCTGCGATTTCTACCAGCGCGTGCTGGGCATGGCCGTGGAAACCTTCGGCGCGGGGCGCACCGCACTGCGCTTCGGGCTGCAGAAGATCAACCTGCACGCGCATGGCCGCGAGTTCGACCCCAAGGCGTTGCGCCCCACCCCCGGTTCGGCGGACCTGTGCCTGATCACCTACGCCCGCATGGACGAGATCCTGGCCCACCTGCAGGCGCAGCAGGTGGACGTGGAAGACGGCCCGGTGCAGCGCACTGGCGCCACCGGGCCGATCCTGTCGGTGTATTTCCGCGATCCGGATGGCAACCTGATCGAGGTGTCGCGCTACCTGGACTGA
- a CDS encoding glycoside hydrolase family 18 protein: MFRQRLAVLAACAAAALSLAASAAEPASKVIGAYYPGGSAERYPVADIPADTLTHLFYAFATIDAGRCVVGPQAEVHFTALAALKHAHPKLHTLISIGGWNAGGFSDAALTAHSRARFVASCVALFFDTYRGSFDGVDIDWEFPVYGGPTDITDRPQDRRNMTLLVQEFRRQLDAVGTSRGQHLLLTAALPAGRVQTDGAYDPARSYELRELGERLDFINLMSYDMGTGFSAVSTFNAPLREVPEDPLGPAQRRWNTVEGAVAYYLQQGVPASKLVLGVPFYGRGFRVTTDSADGLYQPYSAPFDAGDWRRIRSDFLDTPGWQRHWHPVARSPWLYNPTERIFISYEDPASIGIRAAYARSAALRGVFTWELTGDDAQGSLLQAMAAPFLPQSR; encoded by the coding sequence ATGTTCCGTCAGCGCCTTGCCGTTCTTGCCGCCTGCGCCGCCGCGGCGCTGTCGCTCGCCGCGTCCGCCGCCGAACCCGCGTCGAAGGTGATCGGGGCGTACTACCCGGGCGGCTCGGCCGAACGCTATCCGGTCGCGGACATTCCTGCCGACACGCTCACCCATTTGTTCTACGCATTCGCCACCATCGACGCGGGCAGGTGCGTGGTGGGGCCGCAGGCGGAGGTGCATTTCACGGCGCTGGCGGCGCTCAAGCATGCGCATCCGAAGCTGCATACCCTGATCTCGATCGGCGGCTGGAACGCCGGCGGCTTCTCCGACGCGGCGTTGACGGCCCACAGCCGCGCGCGGTTTGTTGCGTCCTGCGTGGCGTTGTTCTTCGACACGTACCGCGGCAGTTTCGACGGCGTGGACATCGACTGGGAATTCCCGGTGTATGGCGGCCCGACCGACATCACCGACCGCCCGCAGGACCGCCGCAACATGACCCTGCTGGTGCAGGAATTCCGTCGCCAGCTCGATGCGGTCGGCACGTCCCGTGGCCAGCACCTGCTGCTGACCGCCGCGCTGCCGGCCGGCCGCGTGCAGACCGACGGCGCCTACGATCCAGCGCGCAGCTACGAGCTCAGGGAACTGGGCGAACGGCTCGATTTCATCAACCTGATGAGCTATGACATGGGCACCGGGTTCTCGGCGGTGTCCACCTTCAACGCACCGCTGCGTGAGGTGCCCGAGGATCCGTTGGGCCCGGCGCAGCGGCGGTGGAACACCGTGGAAGGCGCCGTGGCCTATTACCTGCAGCAGGGCGTGCCGGCCAGCAAACTGGTGCTGGGCGTGCCGTTCTACGGGCGCGGTTTCCGGGTAACCACCGATTCGGCCGATGGCCTGTACCAGCCTTACAGCGCGCCGTTCGACGCCGGCGACTGGCGGCGCATTCGCAGCGACTTCCTCGACACGCCCGGCTGGCAGCGGCACTGGCATCCGGTGGCGCGGAGCCCATGGCTGTACAACCCGACCGAACGGATCTTCATCAGCTATGAAGACCCGGCCTCGATCGGCATACGCGCCGCGTACGCCAGGTCCGCCGCGCTGCGCGGGGTGTTCACCTGGGAGCTGACCGGCGACGACGCACAGGGCAGCCTGCTGCAGGCGATGGCCGCGCCGTTCCTGCCTCAGTCCAGGTAG
- the pnp gene encoding polyribonucleotide nucleotidyltransferase, whose translation MAKITKTFQYGKHTVTLETGEIARQAGGAVIVKFDDTVLLVSAVAAKSAREGQDFFPLTCDYQEKFYAGGRIPGGFFKREGRATEKETLISRLIDRPIRPLFPEDYKNEVQIIATVMSLNPDIDGDIAALIGASAALSLAGTPFKGPIAAAKVGYKNGEYILNPTVTELKDSELELVVAGTANAVLMVESEAALLSEDVMLGAVTFGHREMQKVINAINELTVEAGTKPSTWVAPAKNEVLISALQEAIGPRLGEAFQVRDKLQRRDAISAIKKDVVESLAGRVAAEGWNPAELSKEFGELEYSTMRNSVLDTKVRIDGRALDTVRPISVKTGILPRTHGSSLFTRGETQAIVTITLGTARDGQVIDAVSGEYKDNFLFHYNFPPYSVGETGRMMGPKRREIGHGRLAKRGVLAVMPSLESFPYTIRVVSEITESNGSSSMASVCGSSLALMDAGVPVKSPVAGIAMGLVKEGERFVVLSDILGDEDHLGDMDFKVAGTAEGISALQMDIKIEGITEEIMKQALQQAKAGRLHILGEMAHGLTAPRQELSDYAPRLLTIKIHPDKIREVIGKGGSTIQAITKETGTQIDIQDDGTIVIASVNAIAAQAAKARIEQITSDVEPGRIYEGKVAKIMDFGAFVTILPGKDGLVHVSQISSDRVEKVGDVLKEGDVVKVKVLEVDKQGRIRLSMKAVEEGEGAVAE comes from the coding sequence GTGGCAAAAATCACCAAAACCTTCCAGTACGGCAAGCACACCGTCACGCTTGAGACCGGCGAAATCGCCCGCCAGGCCGGTGGCGCCGTCATCGTCAAGTTCGACGACACCGTGCTGCTGGTCTCCGCCGTGGCTGCCAAGAGCGCGCGTGAGGGCCAGGACTTCTTCCCCCTGACCTGTGACTACCAGGAGAAGTTCTACGCCGGTGGCCGTATCCCGGGTGGCTTCTTCAAGCGCGAAGGCCGCGCGACCGAAAAAGAGACGCTGATTTCGCGCCTGATCGATCGTCCGATCCGCCCGCTGTTCCCGGAAGACTACAAGAACGAAGTTCAGATCATCGCCACCGTGATGTCGCTGAACCCGGACATCGACGGCGACATCGCCGCGCTGATCGGCGCCTCGGCTGCACTGTCGCTGGCCGGCACCCCGTTCAAGGGTCCGATCGCCGCTGCCAAGGTGGGTTACAAGAACGGTGAGTACATCCTCAACCCGACCGTGACCGAACTGAAGGATTCGGAGCTGGAACTGGTTGTCGCCGGTACCGCCAACGCCGTGCTGATGGTGGAATCCGAAGCCGCGCTGCTGTCCGAAGACGTGATGCTGGGCGCCGTGACCTTCGGTCACCGCGAAATGCAGAAGGTCATCAACGCGATCAACGAGCTGACCGTGGAAGCCGGCACCAAGCCGTCCACCTGGGTTGCCCCGGCCAAGAACGAGGTGCTGATCAGCGCCCTGCAGGAAGCCATCGGCCCGCGTCTGGGCGAAGCCTTCCAGGTGCGCGACAAGCTGCAGCGTCGCGACGCCATCTCGGCGATCAAGAAGGACGTGGTCGAGTCGCTGGCTGGCCGCGTGGCCGCTGAAGGCTGGAACCCGGCCGAGCTGTCGAAGGAATTCGGCGAGCTGGAATACAGCACCATGCGCAACTCGGTGCTGGACACCAAGGTCCGCATCGACGGCCGTGCGCTGGACACCGTCCGCCCGATCTCGGTGAAGACCGGCATCCTGCCGCGTACCCATGGTTCGTCGCTGTTCACCCGCGGTGAAACGCAGGCCATCGTGACCATCACGCTGGGCACCGCCCGCGACGGTCAGGTGATCGACGCCGTGTCCGGTGAGTACAAGGACAACTTCCTGTTCCATTACAACTTCCCCCCCTACTCGGTGGGTGAGACCGGCCGCATGATGGGCCCGAAGCGTCGCGAAATCGGCCACGGCCGCCTCGCAAAGCGCGGCGTGCTGGCAGTGATGCCGTCGCTGGAATCCTTCCCGTACACGATCCGTGTGGTGTCGGAAATCACCGAATCCAACGGCTCCTCGTCGATGGCCTCGGTCTGCGGTTCCTCGCTGGCCCTGATGGACGCCGGCGTGCCGGTCAAGTCGCCGGTGGCCGGTATCGCCATGGGTCTGGTCAAGGAAGGCGAGCGCTTCGTCGTCCTGTCCGACATCCTGGGTGACGAAGATCACCTGGGTGACATGGACTTCAAGGTCGCCGGTACCGCTGAGGGCATCTCCGCCCTGCAGATGGACATCAAGATCGAAGGCATCACCGAAGAGATCATGAAGCAGGCTCTGCAGCAGGCCAAGGCTGGCCGTCTGCACATCCTGGGCGAAATGGCCCACGGCCTGACCGCCCCGCGCCAGGAGCTGTCGGACTACGCGCCGCGCCTGCTGACCATCAAGATCCACCCGGACAAGATCCGCGAAGTGATCGGCAAGGGTGGTTCGACCATCCAGGCCATCACCAAGGAAACCGGCACCCAGATCGACATCCAGGATGACGGCACCATCGTCATCGCGTCGGTCAATGCCATCGCTGCGCAGGCCGCCAAGGCCCGCATCGAGCAGATCACCTCGGACGTCGAGCCGGGCCGCATCTACGAAGGCAAGGTCGCCAAGATCATGGACTTCGGTGCGTTCGTCACCATCCTGCCGGGCAAGGATGGCCTGGTGCACGTGTCGCAGATCTCCAGCGACCGCGTCGAGAAGGTCGGCGACGTGCTGAAGGAAGGCGATGTGGTCAAGGTCAAGGTGCTGGAAGTCGACAAGCAGGGCCGTATCCGCCTGTCGATGAAGGCCGTCGAAGAAGGCGAAGGCGCCGTCGCCGAGTAA
- the rpsO gene encoding 30S ribosomal protein S15 — translation MSIDTQKVIEDNKRSATDTGSPEVQVALLTARIELLTGHFKTHKKDHHSRRGLLQMVNRRRSLLDYLKKKDAPRYKALIEKLGLRR, via the coding sequence ATGTCGATCGACACCCAGAAGGTCATTGAAGACAACAAGCGCAGCGCCACCGACACCGGCTCCCCGGAAGTCCAGGTCGCCCTGCTGACCGCCCGCATCGAACTGCTGACCGGCCACTTCAAGACCCACAAGAAGGATCACCACAGCCGCCGCGGTCTGCTGCAGATGGTCAACCGCCGCCGCAGCCTGCTCGACTACCTGAAGAAGAAAGACGCTCCGCGTTACAAGGCCCTGATCGAAAAGCTCGGCCTGCGTCGCTAA